One genomic segment of Nocardia spumae includes these proteins:
- a CDS encoding MarR family winged helix-turn-helix transcriptional regulator, which translates to MNETDRRALEIVLLEEEKSATPGMLAERLGLTSAGVTIMLNRLEKQGYIVRSLHPTDRRRVIVMATEVADRRVRETVVPMIVETYKLLLSWYDSAQLETIADFLTRVGELQRAHWQRLRDRAPYSQPEIPKMS; encoded by the coding sequence GTGAACGAAACCGACCGACGCGCACTGGAAATCGTCCTCCTCGAGGAGGAGAAATCCGCGACGCCGGGAATGCTGGCCGAACGGCTCGGTCTGACCTCTGCAGGCGTCACCATCATGCTCAATCGGCTGGAGAAGCAAGGCTACATCGTCCGCTCCCTGCACCCCACCGACCGTCGGCGCGTCATCGTGATGGCCACCGAAGTCGCGGACCGTCGCGTACGAGAAACCGTTGTCCCCATGATCGTCGAGACCTACAAGTTGTTGCTGAGTTGGTACGACTCGGCGCAACTCGAAACAATCGCCGACTTCCTCACCCGCGTAGGCGAACTGCAGCGTGCCCACTGGCAACGGCTTCGAGACCGGGCGCCCTACTCGCAACCTGAAATCCCGAAAATGTCGTAA